From Ananas comosus cultivar F153 unplaced genomic scaffold, ASM154086v1, whole genome shotgun sequence, one genomic window encodes:
- the LOC109703799 gene encoding GDSL esterase/lipase At5g45910-like gives MNLSISFLLLLLVLHNGFFWASASSSQGYSAIFNFGDSLADAGNLCADGIPPFLATARLPYGMTFFGFPTGRCSDGRLLVDFLAQEFGLPLPPPSKAHNASFVRGANFAITGATALNTSFFEARGLGKTVWNSGSLHTQIQWFQDIKPSLCASPEDCKIFLSKSLFVVGEFGGNDYNAPLFAGKDVKEAHTIIPHVIESISTGIEKLIAEGAVDLVVPGVLPMGCFPVYLTITKNPKGGYGSRSGCIRKFNTLSWIHNAMLRRAVEKLRIKYPAVKIVYADYYAPVIQFVLHPEKFGESFFLSLRTPNHHSVSMIRHENLDSGPFRFL, from the exons ATGAACCTCTccatctccttcctcctcctccttctcgtGCTCCATAATGGCTTCTTCTGGGCATCCGCGTCCTCTTCCCAAGGCTACTCGGCGATCTTCAACTTCGGCGACTCCCTGGCGGACGCCGGCAACCTCTGCGCGGACGGCATCCCGCCTTTCCTCGCCACCGCCCGCCTTCCCTACGGCATGACCTTCTTCGGCTTCCCCACCGGCCGCTGCTCCGACGGCCGCCTCCTCGTCGACTTCCTCG CCCAGGAGTTCgggctgccgctgccgccgccgtcgaAGGCGCACAACGCGTCGTTCGTCCGCGGCGCCAACTTCGCCATCACCGGCGCCACCGCCCTCAACACCAGCTTCTTCGAGGCCCGCGGCCTCGGCAAGACCGTCTGGAACTCCGGATCGCTCCACACGCAGATCCAGTGGTTCCAGGACATCAAGCCCTCCCTCTGCGCCTCCCCGGAAG ATTGTAAGATTTTCCTCAGTAAATCCCTCTTCGTCGTCGGAGAGTTTGGGGGAAACGACTACAACGCCCCTCTCTTCGCCGGGAAGGACGTAAAGGAGGCGCACACGATCATCCCCCACGTCATCGAATCCATTTCGACCGGGATTGAG AAATTGATCGCGGAGGGCGCGGTGGATCTGGTCGTTCCTGGGGTTCTGCCCATGGGCTGTTTCCCTGTCTACCTGACGATTACCAAGAACCCTAAAGGCGGTTATGGATCGCGCAGCGGGTGCATTAGGAAGTTCAATACGCTGTCGTGGATTCACAACGCGATGCTCCGGCGGGCCGTCGAGAAGCTCAGGATCAAGTACCCTGCGGTGAAGATCGTCTATGCCGATTACTATGCTCCGGTCATTCAATTCGTGCTCCACCCTGAAAAGTTTGGTGagtctttctttctttctctgcGCACGCCCAATCATCACTCCGTATCAATGATTCGTCATGAAAATCTAGATTCTGGTCCTTTTCGTTTTTTATAG